A window of Acidobacteriota bacterium genomic DNA:
GCCCCAATCTCAATGTCTTCTTGAAGGGTCACAGCGGCGATGAACTCCGGGTCAATCGCATAGGACGGCCACCCGAATATATCCACGACCCGGCACTGACTATTGGGCTGGCGGTTCAGCCGGAGGTGATTGAGGGGTTGGCCGGGAAGCCCGGATTCCGGGGAAAGGGTCTGCTGGCGAGGTTTCTCTATTCCCTTCCCGAGAGCAGACTCGGCCACCGGCGGGCCGACCCCCCGACGATTCCCGGGATGACCCTTGCCGCCTACAACCAGGCGATCACCAATCTGCTGGCCCTGCCGATGTCGGTCGACTCCAGCGGGGACGTTTCCGCCTACGTCCTGCGCCTGGACGACTGCGCCAGGGAAACGGTCCTTGCCTTCATGGAGTTTTTGGAGCCGAAACTTGAACCATTAGGTGAACTTGGATTCATCTCGGATTGGGCGGGCAAACTGACCGGCGCCATCGCCAGAATCGCAGCACTGATACACCTCGCGGAAACTGCCGACCGGGACAAGCCCTGGGATATTCCCGTTGCAGACCAAATCCTGCATAGAGCGATCAAGATCGGGGAGTACCTCATCCCGCACGCCATTGCCGCCTTTGGAACGATGGGGGCAGACCCGGTGGTCGAGGCTACGAAGAGAATCTTGTCTTGGATCAAGCGGGAGGGGCTGGCGACATTCACCAAGCGGGAAGCATGGCAGGCACTTCGCGGGAGATACAGCACGGCAGCCGACATGGATCCGCACCTCGCCTTCCTGGTGACACAAGGCTACATCCGCGAGGGTCAACGGCCTGCCGCCGGACCCGGACGCCCAAGCAGGGTGTTCGAGGTCAATCCGAATTTTGGGGATATTGGGGATATTGGGTAGGGGATTTTAATGTCAATCCGAATTTTGGGGATATTGGGGATTCTGGGTAACTAGGCTTGATAGCCATTTTAGACCTTATATTATATTAGTAAAAATACAATACAGGGTCACAGGCAGACTTTCCTGCGGAGGCTATCGCCTCCCAAAATACCCAAAATACCCAAAATTCAATCAGCGCCAGTTTATCGGCCAATATGGCCGTAATGGCCAAAACCCATGGGGGAGACAATGGTCGGCAACATATTGACCATGGTGCGGGAGCAATCCCGCCAGCAGGAGCAACGATATATCGACGTCTTCCCGGGGTGGAAGCGGGGCACCGTGCCCCAATGCCCCCGGGTAGTGGCCGGGAAGCGATGCTATGAGGCTGACGGGCGCAAGGTCCCGGAGTGCATTTGCACCCGATACGGGCGGCGCATATTCGACCATACCAGAATCTGGCGCACGCCGGAGGGCTACCGCGTCCTGACGACCGAACCCTACAACGTGGACCTGGACGACCTGGCTGCATTCCGGGACGAGTGCCGGGGGTTGGGGCTGGCCGTCGAGCTATTCGCTCACAGCCCCTACAGCCCGGGCCACACCGTCACCCTGATGATTCATCGAGCCGACCAGGTGGTGCGACATGACCTCATCGGATGACGGCCTCCTGACGGCGGCAGAAGTAGACGTCCTGACCAAGCGACTCGCAGACGCGGCAGACGGCCCGGTAGGTGAGCGGGAGATCGAGGCGCTCATTGGATGGGCCGAGCGGGGGATGCGGCACTACCTGGCCCTGAAGATGATCTTGTGCGGCGAGGCGAGGGTTTGGGTCGAGGGCGACCAGGTGATGATCGGGGAGACATGGAGTGTGCATTAGGGGGAGGGGGGGGGC
This region includes:
- a CDS encoding DUF3987 domain-containing protein, with the protein product MTMQVGACEMTTAEEMALGCEAAQTDGVEPVDQPQAWDEPIPFFDSNLPGFPVDALPESIGKYVSALATSTQTPVDLAAMLSLAVMGAACAKKIVVEIKPGFVEPLNLYTITALPSGNRKSAVFKAMLEPIEAFEKAETKGIAPEIARGTTRYKVLEKSLVKAQEIAAKASDPAKRASLTAAAEDMAVELDSLRIPAYPQFLADDCSPESLASLLSTQHGRMALMSAEGDLFEIMGGRYSANKSPNLNVFLKGHSGDELRVNRIGRPPEYIHDPALTIGLAVQPEVIEGLAGKPGFRGKGLLARFLYSLPESRLGHRRADPPTIPGMTLAAYNQAITNLLALPMSVDSSGDVSAYVLRLDDCARETVLAFMEFLEPKLEPLGELGFISDWAGKLTGAIARIAALIHLAETADRDKPWDIPVADQILHRAIKIGEYLIPHAIAAFGTMGADPVVEATKRILSWIKREGLATFTKREAWQALRGRYSTAADMDPHLAFLVTQGYIREGQRPAAGPGRPSRVFEVNPNFGDIGDIG